The Sediminispirochaeta smaragdinae DSM 11293 genome has a segment encoding these proteins:
- a CDS encoding PD-(D/E)XK nuclease family protein, with the protein MFDGIDRFIAETLGKSASCRFVFPSQVVADSRLARALQFGAAAALRKDRFISWDTFKEKVFDESRKQRPVNGALRMLFATALLDENSKSSPPLFQRIVPVDYAELSRSYRSLVTSILPRLDGFLRELDGSGLRNRFPRALITDIDLLASRYKRFLSERNLFEPGAALPEPRPLPGISWILFSEVLEDFGEYESSLSRCGGIRILDTDDYLRLDDSVHPVLLRYRTAAAELAALIERIAALLQSGEDPREIAITLPDDREWRPRLAAAAADRSISLRFRGGEPLSESVPGRFFRALWETSSGDWAFDQVENLFMNQAVPWRSAGLVRRIVRFGRDYFCHKGARLWEQTLSRAEHPVLASTFVSLRDGIRQLTGAESFALLRDRMQPFLRTHIDPDGWADDDLPVLQRCLESLGELAEAETSAGLGDLGAVFPLWLSYLEGRQYVRRQARMGISVYQYRVSAGISPKYHFLPGCGQEKSRVLLHRYSFLSEEERKQLSGSEKDLSSAFLGLYASAGSGAEISFADEGFGGPDLPPSELIDYERSGEESGDESFSDPFKNEISYWAGGRLPASLWPLQQKGLLRYLATGGAGKRVDFTIRKVEDDNLLRSLLSRLAGGRDEIEISPAMLEAFWSCPFAFLADRCLKAREPELELRFTDPRIVGNLFHTAAARFFSDTSAEDADERMEQLLSRLFSNWHRGPEPVPLPPVAGAMERFVRAGAKALVREFYDHFSAFRPMDVEKGMKSPRKGRGISLEGGRWKISISGRPDWIGRSASSYLIIDYKKRLFWKKGQLLPDDESLPQSFQMALYRSLLRENGFGEAAAAYFDMTSGLFQPVCGTEEKQWFDDEQSRLLFDRLDQALDAMTAALEDGSFFLPSGHCDGCSLRGACRMRFHMKDVRCR; encoded by the coding sequence ATGTTTGACGGAATCGACCGCTTTATTGCCGAGACCCTTGGGAAATCGGCGAGCTGTCGCTTTGTATTTCCCAGCCAGGTGGTGGCCGATTCCCGTCTCGCTCGTGCCCTTCAATTCGGCGCTGCGGCTGCGTTAAGGAAGGACCGTTTTATCAGCTGGGACACCTTCAAGGAGAAGGTGTTCGATGAATCCCGCAAACAACGCCCGGTAAATGGAGCCCTGCGTATGCTCTTTGCCACCGCTCTCCTTGACGAAAACAGCAAGAGCAGTCCACCCCTTTTTCAGCGTATTGTTCCCGTCGATTACGCCGAACTCTCCCGTTCCTACCGTAGCCTTGTCACCTCTATCCTTCCGCGTCTGGACGGATTCCTGCGGGAGCTTGACGGCTCCGGTCTCAGAAATCGCTTCCCCAGGGCGCTTATTACGGATATCGATCTGCTTGCCTCCCGTTATAAGCGGTTTCTGTCCGAGCGGAATCTTTTCGAACCGGGTGCCGCTCTGCCGGAGCCTCGGCCCCTGCCGGGAATCAGCTGGATACTCTTTTCCGAGGTGCTGGAGGATTTTGGTGAATATGAATCCTCCCTTTCCCGCTGCGGGGGAATCAGAATTCTCGACACCGATGATTACCTTCGGCTCGATGATTCCGTCCACCCGGTTCTGTTGCGGTATCGAACGGCTGCCGCAGAGCTTGCGGCCTTGATTGAGCGGATTGCCGCCCTTTTACAATCAGGTGAGGATCCCAGGGAGATAGCGATTACCCTCCCCGACGATAGGGAGTGGCGCCCTCGTCTTGCCGCGGCCGCCGCCGATCGTTCGATTTCCTTGCGTTTTCGAGGGGGAGAGCCGCTTAGCGAGAGCGTCCCCGGGCGGTTTTTTCGTGCTTTGTGGGAGACTTCATCCGGTGACTGGGCCTTTGATCAGGTAGAAAATCTCTTCATGAATCAGGCCGTTCCCTGGCGCTCGGCCGGTTTGGTCAGACGGATTGTCCGTTTCGGCCGGGACTATTTTTGCCATAAGGGGGCCCGCCTCTGGGAGCAGACCCTCTCGCGGGCGGAGCATCCTGTTCTCGCATCGACCTTCGTCTCCCTTCGGGATGGCATTAGGCAGCTTACCGGGGCAGAGAGTTTCGCCCTGCTTCGGGACCGAATGCAGCCCTTCCTCAGAACCCATATCGATCCCGATGGCTGGGCTGATGATGATCTGCCCGTGCTGCAGCGTTGTCTGGAAAGCCTCGGAGAACTTGCCGAAGCAGAAACTTCCGCGGGCCTGGGGGATCTTGGAGCCGTTTTCCCTCTCTGGCTTTCCTATCTGGAAGGTCGCCAATACGTAAGGCGCCAGGCGCGAATGGGTATTTCCGTCTATCAGTACCGGGTTTCCGCCGGTATCTCGCCGAAGTACCATTTCCTGCCCGGTTGCGGGCAGGAAAAAAGTAGGGTCCTCCTTCACCGTTACTCCTTCCTTTCGGAAGAAGAGCGCAAACAGCTTTCCGGAAGCGAAAAGGATCTCTCTTCCGCCTTTCTGGGACTCTACGCCTCGGCAGGAAGCGGCGCCGAAATCTCCTTTGCCGACGAAGGCTTCGGCGGACCGGATCTACCGCCTTCGGAATTGATCGACTATGAAAGGTCCGGGGAAGAGTCCGGAGACGAGAGTTTCAGCGATCCTTTTAAGAATGAGATCTCCTATTGGGCCGGAGGGAGACTGCCAGCCAGCCTTTGGCCCCTGCAGCAAAAGGGACTTCTACGCTATCTTGCCACCGGAGGGGCCGGCAAACGGGTCGATTTCACCATTCGGAAGGTAGAGGACGACAATCTTCTGCGAAGCTTGCTTTCCCGCCTTGCCGGTGGGCGGGATGAGATCGAAATCAGTCCCGCCATGCTTGAGGCCTTCTGGTCCTGTCCCTTTGCCTTTCTTGCAGATCGCTGTCTCAAGGCCCGAGAGCCGGAACTCGAACTGCGTTTTACCGATCCCCGTATTGTGGGAAACCTCTTTCACACGGCGGCGGCACGTTTTTTTTCCGATACATCTGCCGAGGATGCAGATGAACGAATGGAGCAGCTCCTTTCCAGGCTCTTTTCCAACTGGCATCGAGGCCCGGAGCCGGTGCCTCTCCCTCCCGTTGCCGGTGCTATGGAACGCTTTGTCCGTGCCGGGGCAAAGGCCTTGGTTCGGGAGTTTTACGACCATTTTTCCGCTTTTCGTCCCATGGATGTGGAAAAGGGAATGAAAAGCCCCCGAAAGGGTCGAGGTATCTCTCTGGAAGGTGGCCGTTGGAAGATAAGCATAAGCGGCCGTCCCGACTGGATTGGACGCAGTGCCTCCTCTTATCTGATCATCGACTACAAAAAGCGACTTTTCTGGAAAAAGGGGCAGCTGTTACCCGATGATGAGAGTCTTCCCCAATCCTTTCAGATGGCCCTTTATCGGAGCCTGCTTAGGGAAAATGGCTTTGGTGAGGCCGCCGCTGCCTATTTCGATATGACCAGCGGCCTTTTTCAGCCGGTATGCGGGACAGAGGAGAAGCAGTGGTTCGATGATGAGCAGAGTCGCTTGCTTTTCGATCGCCTGGATCAGGCTCTTGATGCCATGACGGCAGCCCTGGAGGATGGAAGCTTTTTTCTCCCCTCCGGTCACTGTGACGGCTGCTCGCTTCGCGGGGCCTGCAGAATGCGGTTTCATATGAAGGATGTACGATGTCGATGA
- a CDS encoding flavin reductase family protein, giving the protein MVVFSEMLGKKKTIDHNGEVQRRMTVDHATTYLTKVDINSLQFNPCIEIGRNWMLITGGSPDAWNTMTASWGGMGHLWNKDVCFIFVRRNRHTWKFIQEGELFALSFFDASWKKALAYCGSVSGRDVDKTVETGLQPLALPGGSVTFRQARLVVECRKLYTGQIAPEGFLDPSLLDFYPEKQWHDMYVGEIIGLFSGRTE; this is encoded by the coding sequence ATGGTAGTTTTTTCAGAGATGCTTGGCAAGAAAAAAACCATCGACCATAATGGTGAGGTACAAAGGAGAATGACCGTGGACCATGCCACGACATACCTTACAAAGGTTGACATCAACTCGCTTCAGTTCAACCCCTGTATAGAGATCGGTAGAAACTGGATGCTGATTACAGGCGGGAGTCCCGATGCCTGGAATACCATGACTGCCAGTTGGGGAGGGATGGGGCATCTCTGGAACAAGGATGTTTGCTTTATCTTCGTCAGAAGGAATCGGCATACCTGGAAGTTTATACAGGAAGGAGAGCTCTTTGCCCTTTCATTTTTCGATGCATCATGGAAGAAGGCCCTTGCCTACTGCGGTTCTGTATCGGGTCGGGATGTGGACAAGACCGTGGAAACGGGACTGCAGCCGCTTGCCCTTCCGGGAGGTTCGGTAACCTTTCGTCAGGCGAGGCTCGTAGTGGAGTGCCGGAAGCTTTATACCGGGCAAATAGCTCCGGAGGGGTTTCTCGATCCTTCCCTCCTTGATTTTTATCCCGAAAAGCAGTGGCACGACATGTATGTCGGAGAAATAATCGGGCTTTTTTCCGGCCGAACCGAATAG
- a CDS encoding methyl-accepting chemotaxis protein yields the protein MVSYLRRFRISGRILAIIVLMLFSIAAVVTVYWFGTLSLKEKAAEETQSIMIEGERKKLRVATHSMALSIGSAISHIAYYQQQIELIRAMVDEIRFEEDESGYFFVYRGTVNLALPPKKELQGQDLSANQDANGVFYVKEMAEVAASGGGFVRYIFEKPGAGNQPKLAYAELIPGTDLWIGTGIYIDNVQAKEEAIHALFDTQVKKLTLGILFGVSFMLLVIILPLTLAIRLSIIRPLSKAITVTKQIANGNLAVEIDDIHSDETGELNKALATMAGRLTQILEEIQETASRLAASSGELSSTVSQISSGASEQAAAVEEISASIEEMNSTLQQTSDNARQTEKLSEEASHSAEETGTAVEESIATLKTIADNITIIDEIARQTNLLSLNAAIEAARAGDAGQGFAVVASEVRKLADRSRSAAAEILELSAKSGRVAEHTGKTVGDTIPRIKRTNELIQEISAASKEQTHGMEQINQSMLELDRVTQQNASASEEIASTGKALADEAERLRETLNYFHTTERKELEYGSEA from the coding sequence ATGGTTAGCTACCTGCGACGATTTAGGATCAGCGGCCGCATTCTTGCCATCATCGTGTTGATGCTTTTCTCTATTGCCGCCGTAGTTACTGTCTATTGGTTTGGGACTCTTTCGCTGAAAGAAAAAGCCGCGGAAGAGACTCAAAGCATCATGATCGAAGGGGAGCGAAAGAAGCTACGGGTTGCAACCCATTCTATGGCGCTTTCCATCGGTTCGGCCATATCGCATATAGCCTACTATCAACAGCAGATCGAATTGATCAGAGCAATGGTCGATGAGATCCGCTTCGAAGAAGACGAATCGGGGTATTTTTTCGTCTACCGAGGCACCGTAAACCTCGCTCTCCCTCCAAAAAAGGAACTACAGGGCCAGGATCTTTCAGCAAATCAGGATGCAAACGGCGTCTTTTATGTGAAGGAAATGGCAGAAGTCGCCGCCTCGGGAGGGGGCTTCGTCCGTTATATATTCGAGAAGCCCGGAGCCGGAAATCAGCCGAAACTTGCCTATGCAGAGCTTATCCCGGGAACCGATCTATGGATAGGTACGGGAATCTACATCGACAATGTACAGGCAAAAGAAGAGGCGATCCATGCCCTCTTCGATACACAAGTAAAGAAGCTAACCCTTGGCATTCTTTTCGGCGTGTCGTTCATGCTCCTGGTGATTATTCTCCCTCTTACTCTTGCCATACGTCTGAGCATCATCCGGCCCTTGTCCAAGGCCATCACCGTTACAAAGCAGATAGCGAACGGTAATCTTGCCGTAGAGATCGACGACATCCACTCCGACGAAACAGGAGAACTCAATAAGGCCCTGGCCACCATGGCCGGTCGCTTAACCCAAATTCTCGAAGAGATCCAGGAAACGGCAAGCCGTCTTGCCGCTAGTAGCGGGGAATTGAGTTCCACCGTTTCACAAATCTCCTCGGGAGCCAGCGAGCAGGCCGCCGCAGTTGAAGAGATTTCAGCCTCGATCGAAGAGATGAATTCAACCCTTCAGCAAACCAGCGATAACGCCCGGCAGACAGAAAAGCTCAGCGAGGAGGCCTCACATAGTGCGGAAGAAACCGGCACCGCGGTGGAGGAATCGATTGCCACGCTGAAAACCATCGCCGACAATATCACCATCATAGACGAGATCGCCAGGCAAACAAATCTCCTTAGCCTGAACGCCGCCATTGAGGCGGCCCGGGCAGGAGATGCAGGACAAGGCTTTGCCGTGGTTGCTTCGGAAGTTCGAAAACTCGCAGACAGAAGCCGAAGTGCCGCCGCTGAGATTCTGGAGCTATCGGCAAAAAGCGGCAGAGTCGCGGAACATACCGGAAAAACCGTCGGAGATACCATCCCGAGAATCAAGCGGACAAACGAATTGATCCAGGAGATCAGTGCCGCCTCAAAGGAGCAGACCCACGGGATGGAACAGATCAATCAGTCCATGCTGGAATTGGACCGGGTGACCCAGCAAAATGCATCGGCATCCGAAGAGATCGCCTCAACGGGAAAAGCCCTTGCGGATGAGGCGGAACGTCTTCGGGAAACCTTGAATTACTTTCATACCACAGAGAGGAAGGAGCTTGAATATGGATCTGAAGCTTAA
- a CDS encoding SDR family oxidoreductase, producing the protein MDLKLKGKTLFIAAASRGLGFATAMAAAKEGAKVVIGSRDEDAIQAAAKKITKESGVTCIGLPLEMREYASIRRWIGEGTKAAGAVNGLLVNAGGPPPGGFSDFSDEDWQDAFELTLLSSIRLIREAVEHFASGGGGILTVTSSSIKEPIANLILSNVMRSGVASLVKSLSRELAPRKIRVNNIIPGYFDTDRLRKLDENAAEIEDIPVDAMRQKRQTQIPAGRYGEPEEFGAAAAFLLSPAASYVTGHSFTIDGGAMHTVW; encoded by the coding sequence ATGGATCTGAAGCTTAAGGGAAAAACGCTCTTTATCGCAGCCGCGAGTCGGGGGCTCGGCTTTGCAACGGCCATGGCAGCCGCGAAAGAGGGAGCCAAAGTGGTCATCGGCAGCAGAGACGAGGATGCGATTCAGGCCGCAGCCAAGAAAATTACAAAAGAAAGCGGGGTAACGTGCATCGGGTTACCGCTGGAAATGCGGGAATACGCTTCAATACGTCGCTGGATTGGAGAGGGGACAAAGGCTGCCGGAGCCGTGAACGGGCTTTTAGTCAACGCAGGGGGACCTCCTCCCGGAGGGTTTTCAGATTTTTCAGACGAGGATTGGCAGGATGCTTTTGAATTGACGCTTCTCTCATCCATTCGTCTTATTCGGGAGGCGGTGGAGCATTTTGCCTCCGGAGGTGGAGGAATTTTAACGGTCACCAGCTCTTCTATCAAAGAACCAATCGCAAACTTGATCCTGTCGAATGTCATGCGCAGCGGTGTGGCAAGTCTTGTCAAAAGCCTTTCCAGAGAGCTCGCCCCTCGCAAAATTAGAGTTAACAACATAATACCAGGTTATTTCGACACCGATCGCCTCAGGAAACTGGATGAAAATGCCGCAGAGATAGAAGATATTCCCGTAGATGCGATGAGGCAAAAACGGCAGACACAGATTCCGGCAGGCCGATATGGGGAACCAGAAGAGTTCGGCGCGGCGGCGGCCTTTCTCCTCTCCCCCGCCGCATCTTACGTAACAGGTCACTCATTCACCATAGACGGGGGCGCCATGCATACAGTATGGTAA
- a CDS encoding MarC family protein, with translation MELFNGNDFFNSFLMLLALINPISKVFVIATLSKEYPRGEVNRVVFRSSVIAMGILLIFGLTGNFILSKLFHVELYSFKLAGGFILAVRGYTALNKGLFFELSHGQKLHDASVVPIASPMIAGPATITASVSLQTMYGIGSVLTAIVMVIAVNMIVMLFSEEIGNVLNRYNLMGALIRITGLIVCTMGVQMMANGVLDIRLLM, from the coding sequence ATGGAACTCTTTAACGGTAATGATTTCTTCAACAGTTTTCTCATGTTGCTGGCGCTGATCAATCCGATCAGCAAGGTATTCGTTATTGCCACCCTGTCAAAGGAGTACCCCCGCGGGGAGGTCAACAGGGTGGTATTTAGAAGTTCGGTCATTGCCATGGGGATCCTCCTCATTTTCGGCCTGACCGGTAACTTCATTCTCAGCAAGCTCTTCCATGTCGAACTCTACAGCTTCAAGCTTGCCGGAGGCTTCATACTTGCGGTCAGAGGCTACACTGCTTTGAATAAAGGGCTTTTCTTCGAACTAAGCCATGGACAGAAACTGCACGATGCATCGGTGGTTCCCATTGCCAGTCCGATGATTGCCGGTCCCGCCACCATCACCGCTTCGGTCAGCCTCCAGACCATGTACGGAATCGGCAGTGTGCTGACGGCCATCGTGATGGTTATCGCCGTCAATATGATTGTGATGCTGTTCAGCGAGGAAATCGGAAATGTTCTCAATCGTTACAATCTCATGGGAGCCTTGATTCGGATTACAGGCCTGATCGTTTGCACGATGGGGGTACAGATGATGGCAAACGGAGTACTTGATATCAGGCTGCTCATGTAG
- a CDS encoding transposase has protein sequence MRRYNEEFREQALKLSDEIGVKKAAEQLGIIYGTLMDWRKSRNRKKEGSAEPEILPLTERERHMLKEIHELKEANEILKDALGFFVKDRKK, from the coding sequence ATGAGACGTTATAACGAAGAGTTTAGGGAGCAAGCATTAAAGCTGTCGGATGAGATTGGAGTAAAAAAAGCAGCGGAACAGCTGGGAATCATTTACGGGACACTAATGGACTGGAGGAAAAGCAGAAACCGGAAAAAGGAGGGTTCGGCAGAACCTGAAATACTACCGTTGACGGAACGGGAACGGCACATGCTCAAGGAGATACATGAGTTGAAGGAAGCGAATGAGATCCTGAAGGATGCCCTGGGTTTTTTCGTAAAAGACCGGAAGAAGTAA
- a CDS encoding IS3 family transposase: MFGYIRETKGRKRFSVVRMCKALKVSETGYYKWKRTGNKPKAWQLLLVKIHKILDEHPDNQNYGIKRILIALEQRGERVSRSTVIRAMRKGNLLHASPRRPEGVTKAEEKAQRPKNLLQRDFSATGPNEKWLTDITQIPCLDGTLYIAPIFDCFGGEIIALAMESTMKKELCIQAVKEAYRTRNPGSGVIIHSDAGSQYTSELYKKTLGGFHAVQSMSDVGKCYDNARMESFFATLKKEKLYQMNTMKRTREDVKTIVWRYVMVYYNRQRISTVNKGGLPPTMFRIQAAARQAAA; this comes from the coding sequence ATGTTCGGATACATCCGAGAAACAAAGGGAAGGAAAAGATTTTCAGTTGTGCGGATGTGTAAAGCCCTAAAAGTCAGCGAAACAGGATATTACAAGTGGAAACGCACGGGTAATAAGCCGAAAGCATGGCAGCTTCTTCTGGTCAAAATCCATAAGATTCTTGATGAGCACCCGGATAATCAGAATTATGGGATAAAGAGAATCCTGATAGCACTGGAGCAACGGGGAGAGCGAGTATCACGATCAACAGTCATCAGAGCCATGAGAAAGGGAAATCTTCTTCATGCAAGCCCCAGAAGACCGGAGGGAGTGACAAAAGCGGAGGAAAAAGCACAGAGGCCGAAGAACCTTCTCCAGAGGGACTTTAGTGCAACGGGTCCGAATGAGAAATGGCTTACTGATATAACGCAGATACCCTGTTTAGACGGCACACTTTACATAGCCCCGATCTTTGACTGCTTTGGTGGAGAGATTATTGCACTGGCAATGGAGAGCACCATGAAGAAAGAGCTTTGTATACAAGCGGTGAAGGAGGCATATAGAACCAGGAATCCGGGAAGTGGGGTAATTATTCACAGTGATGCGGGAAGTCAGTACACCAGTGAGTTGTACAAGAAAACACTCGGAGGATTCCACGCTGTACAGAGTATGAGCGATGTGGGGAAGTGCTACGACAATGCGCGTATGGAAAGCTTTTTTGCGACACTGAAAAAGGAAAAACTGTATCAAATGAACACCATGAAAAGGACTAGGGAAGATGTAAAAACCATAGTCTGGCGCTACGTCATGGTATACTACAACCGACAGCGTATAAGCACGGTGAACAAAGGCGGCTTACCGCCGACTATGTTCAGGATTCAGGCCGCAGCAAGACAGGCTGCTGCTTAG
- a CDS encoding sensor histidine kinase, which yields MEAIMLRFDHYRCRILALSVLIALSFAYPFSTKASILALALTFATMGLRFLPIIPSTLALLGELLFIVFGAAASGVTPLLFFAPLVGSRIAVDAAQNSGWKLRLPFAVSVIGPCAAGLLSLSPFLPFFAATAIVTPLVLLFTLLLIRNQEAKRLEIEKRLKTKEAILSTLAHEIRTPLTVIQSTVDLLIEERIGPLEERQHQFLSSVGSNVQRLVTLSDTILASIKVESAWFTIKVKPIDIRKVIKNVALHMRPILEAKGIELRYSFPKLLSRPPADEGWIHQVLVNLVHNAVKHMRRGGSVIISVNENEQAVVVSVNDNGSGIRTGEQPQVFTEFFQGGILSGAQLEGAGLGLAIVKRVIEKHNGKVYVGSVEGSGTTVSFTLPLDGVVTENE from the coding sequence ATGGAAGCCATAATGCTTCGTTTCGACCATTATCGATGCCGCATTCTGGCGCTATCCGTTCTCATCGCATTATCTTTCGCCTATCCGTTTTCGACGAAAGCATCAATCCTTGCCCTTGCCCTAACATTCGCAACCATGGGATTGCGCTTTCTTCCCATTATCCCCTCCACCTTGGCGCTTCTCGGAGAATTACTCTTCATCGTTTTCGGGGCGGCTGCATCCGGTGTGACTCCGCTTCTATTTTTCGCTCCTCTGGTCGGATCAAGAATCGCCGTCGACGCAGCACAGAACAGCGGCTGGAAATTGCGTCTTCCCTTTGCCGTAAGCGTGATCGGCCCCTGTGCGGCGGGCCTCCTATCGCTTTCTCCCTTTCTCCCGTTCTTCGCAGCGACCGCAATTGTCACTCCGTTGGTCCTCTTGTTTACCCTTCTTCTGATACGGAATCAGGAAGCGAAACGGCTGGAAATAGAGAAGCGCCTTAAAACAAAAGAGGCAATTCTTTCCACCCTGGCCCACGAAATACGCACCCCCCTCACCGTCATTCAGTCTACCGTCGATCTTTTGATCGAAGAAAGGATTGGGCCCCTGGAAGAACGCCAACACCAATTTCTCTCTTCGGTGGGAAGCAATGTGCAAAGGCTGGTCACCCTTTCCGATACCATTCTGGCAAGTATCAAAGTAGAAAGTGCCTGGTTTACCATCAAGGTTAAGCCCATCGATATCAGAAAGGTCATCAAGAATGTGGCCCTTCACATGCGACCGATCCTCGAAGCTAAAGGAATCGAGCTGCGTTACTCCTTTCCGAAACTGCTCTCCCGCCCCCCTGCCGATGAGGGATGGATACATCAGGTCCTAGTCAACCTGGTGCACAACGCCGTCAAGCACATGCGAAGAGGGGGCAGTGTCATCATATCGGTCAACGAAAACGAGCAGGCGGTGGTGGTATCGGTGAACGACAATGGTTCCGGAATTCGTACGGGAGAGCAGCCGCAGGTATTTACCGAGTTCTTTCAGGGGGGGATCCTCTCGGGTGCCCAGCTCGAGGGGGCTGGACTTGGTTTGGCTATTGTCAAGCGGGTAATCGAAAAGCATAATGGGAAGGTCTATGTGGGATCGGTGGAGGGTTCGGGAACCACGGTTTCCTTCACGCTTCCCCTTGACGGAGTAGTTACCGAAAATGAATAG
- a CDS encoding response regulator transcription factor — protein MNSDKHILVVDDEPHILQILHFLLTDEGYQVTTVETGEAAVETADSEDFDLVVLDLALPGIDGFSVCRTLRDKGIPILILSSHDEDDYVVSGLELGALDYVRKPFNHRELILRVANLIGRNDGEERPQGIVSEGVSVNLDSEEVLCRGERVRLTPTEYLLLVLLMKQKGAVVTWEEILREVWGTEEWDGYRQMIKVNIQRLRTKVEQDPHNPRIIVNQWGRGYRFALPVTIS, from the coding sequence ATGAATAGCGACAAACATATTCTCGTTGTCGACGATGAGCCGCATATTTTGCAGATCCTCCACTTTCTCCTGACCGACGAGGGGTATCAGGTTACCACAGTGGAGACGGGGGAAGCCGCAGTAGAGACCGCCGACAGCGAAGACTTCGATTTGGTCGTCCTGGACCTGGCTTTACCCGGTATAGACGGCTTTTCGGTCTGCCGGACCCTCCGAGACAAGGGCATTCCGATTTTGATATTAAGCAGTCACGACGAGGATGATTACGTCGTTTCAGGCCTGGAGCTGGGAGCCCTGGACTATGTTCGCAAGCCCTTTAATCACCGCGAATTAATCCTGCGGGTGGCGAACCTGATCGGAAGAAACGATGGCGAGGAAAGGCCGCAAGGGATAGTCAGCGAAGGAGTTTCCGTCAACCTCGATTCCGAAGAGGTGCTATGCAGGGGAGAACGGGTCCGCCTAACTCCTACCGAGTATCTTCTTCTTGTGTTGCTGATGAAGCAAAAGGGAGCGGTAGTCACCTGGGAGGAAATTCTTCGGGAAGTGTGGGGAACCGAAGAGTGGGACGGATATCGCCAAATGATCAAGGTAAATATTCAGCGTCTTCGCACCAAGGTGGAACAGGATCCCCATAATCCGCGAATCATCGTCAATCAGTGGGGACGCGGTTACCGCTTCGCTCTTCCCGTTACTATTTCGTAA
- a CDS encoding ABC transporter substrate-binding protein, with product MKRVVAIVLAMLLVTSFALFAGGEKESAGKVTAYTTLDEELARKVFNAFTEETGIQVDWVRLSTGECTARMEAEKENPQASIWYGGVGLGHIEAKDKGLTMPYDSPAAKMPEKFRDQDRYWSGIYAGPLCFESNTQALEKYGLTAPTSWEELADPKYKGHVQMANPGSSGTAYNVLATMVTLYGEEKAFEYMKRLDANITQYTRSGSAPGKNAAIGETTIAIGYAHDGVRLIAEGYPLEITFPSEGTGYEVASISLIKNGPAEELAYAKKLYDWALGETAAKIYTTAFTVPFVDVPLPKGALPISKVNTINQDDEWAAANKARLVEKWNAVIGGESRTEPKK from the coding sequence ATGAAACGAGTTGTAGCAATTGTCTTGGCGATGCTGCTTGTTACCTCATTTGCGTTGTTCGCAGGAGGAGAGAAGGAGAGCGCCGGAAAGGTAACCGCCTATACCACCCTCGACGAAGAGCTTGCCCGCAAGGTGTTCAACGCCTTTACCGAAGAGACCGGCATTCAGGTCGATTGGGTACGCCTTTCCACCGGCGAATGCACCGCCAGGATGGAAGCGGAAAAAGAAAATCCCCAGGCCAGCATCTGGTACGGAGGTGTAGGCCTCGGTCATATCGAGGCAAAGGACAAGGGTTTGACCATGCCCTATGATTCCCCCGCCGCTAAAATGCCTGAAAAATTCAGAGACCAGGATCGATACTGGTCGGGAATCTATGCAGGTCCCCTCTGTTTTGAGAGCAATACCCAGGCCTTGGAAAAATACGGCCTCACCGCTCCTACATCCTGGGAAGAACTTGCCGACCCCAAATATAAGGGACACGTGCAGATGGCAAACCCCGGATCTTCGGGAACAGCCTATAACGTTCTTGCCACCATGGTAACCCTCTACGGAGAGGAGAAGGCCTTTGAATACATGAAGCGGCTGGACGCCAATATCACCCAGTATACAAGAAGTGGCTCGGCCCCCGGGAAGAATGCAGCCATTGGAGAAACCACGATTGCCATCGGATACGCCCATGACGGCGTACGTTTGATTGCCGAAGGATATCCCCTGGAAATCACCTTCCCCTCCGAAGGAACAGGCTACGAGGTCGCCTCCATCAGCCTGATCAAAAACGGTCCTGCCGAAGAGCTCGCATATGCAAAGAAGCTCTACGATTGGGCCCTTGGTGAAACCGCCGCAAAAATCTATACCACGGCCTTTACCGTTCCCTTTGTTGATGTGCCCCTTCCCAAGGGTGCCCTTCCCATCAGCAAGGTCAACACCATCAATCAGGACGACGAATGGGCCGCAGCCAACAAAGCCCGCCTAGTGGAAAAGTGGAACGCCGTCATAGGCGGTGAATCTCGTACCGAACCAAAGAAGTAA